Proteins encoded together in one Abyssisolibacter fermentans window:
- a CDS encoding type II toxin-antitoxin system PemK/MazF family toxin: protein MIVKRGDILYADLSPVIGSEQGGVRPVLVIQNNVGNKYSPTIIVAAITSQINKAKLPTHIEIKAFEYGLTKDSVVLMEQIRTIDKKRLREKIGHFDDDMMIKVNECLKISLGLVDF, encoded by the coding sequence TTGATTGTTAAAAGAGGAGATATTCTTTATGCAGATTTAAGCCCTGTTATTGGTTCCGAGCAAGGCGGTGTTAGACCGGTACTTGTTATTCAGAATAATGTTGGTAATAAATATAGTCCAACAATTATAGTTGCTGCAATTACATCACAAATTAATAAAGCAAAGCTTCCAACCCATATTGAGATTAAAGCCTTTGAATATGGCTTAACTAAGGACTCAGTAGTTTTAATGGAACAGATAAGAACTATTGATAAAAAAAGATTAAGAGAAAAAATAGGTCATTTTGATGATGATATGATGATTAAAGTAAATGAATGTCTAAAAATTAGT